CATATCATAATGTATatgaacatattttaaatttaggtAATGTAGTAAATAAACCAGAACATGGATCTTTAGATTGGGTTAAAATATGTGAGAAATCTTCTAAagttataacatttattgatTTAGCTGGTCatgaaagatatttgaaaacaaCTGTTTTTGGAATGACAGGACATGCCCCTGATTttggtaaaattattttcatttaatttagataataattttacataatatttattatgtgtatatttattttacatgtataattttttaaatatttatttaggtaTGTTAATGGTTGGAGCAAATGCTGGCATTGTTGGAATGACAAAAGAACATTTAGGTTTGGCTTTAGCTTTATCAGTTCCAGTATTTGTTGTagttacaaaaattgatatgtgTCCaccaaatatattacaagaaaatttaagattattaataaggaTCTTAAAGTCCCCAGGTTGTAGAAAAGTACCTGTTACTGTAAAAACTCCTGATGATGTTGTTGTTAGTGCTACTAATTTTGTATCAGAACGGTTAGTTTCTATctgtctatatataatattatgttatttttatagaaatattttaattattgatatatttatgtagaTTATGTCCTATCTTTCAAGTATCAAATGTTACGGGAGAAAACTTAAACCTCCTTAAaatgtttctaaatttattaactgCAAGAATGACTAGTCATGAAGATGAACCAGCGGAATTTCAAATAGATGATACATATTCAGTGCCAGtcagtatttaattttcacaaatgaaaaattgttttaatcttCATTCTATATGTTTTTAGGGAGTAGGTACTGTTGTTTCTGGCACAACATTAAAAggtatcataaaattaaacgatattctattattaggACCCGATCCTTTAGGTCGATTTATTccaattgcaataaaaagCATCCATAGAAAAAGAATGCCTGTTCGAGAAGTAAGGGGTGGTCAAACTGCTAGTTTTGcattgaaaaagattaaaagatcgCAAATTAGAAAAGGTATGGTAATGGTTGCACAAGCATTAAATCCACAGGCTTGTTGGGAATTTGAAGGAGAAATTCTTGTATTGCATCATCCTACAACAATAAGTTCTTGTTACCAAGCTAtgggtaaaattaatttcttttaattgaattttaatttaaaattcattatattttaatacttagtatttgaaatttttagtacATTGTGGAAGTATAAGACAAACAGCATCTATAATTTCTATGTCCCAAGATTGTTTAAGAACAGGTGACAAAGCTTTAGTACgctttagatttataaaacatcCTGAGTATATAAAACCAGGACAAAGAATGGTATTTAGGGAAGGACGCACTAAAGCAGTGggcaatgtaataaaattaattccatatTCTAACACTACAGTTATACAAACATGTAGAACTAATAaaccaaataaaatatctcaaaatcGACAAAATTCTTCATCTGCAatacaagtatatataaaaaaatatttattatctcatacaaaaataagaattttacaaatgatatatataaatttatttattagttattagaTGCAACTGAAACAAATTCTTCATTTGAAGGACAAACatcaaaacaagaaaatatacttcaaaaatctaataaacgtcaaaataaaaaaggtaGAGGACGAAGGGGAGGACGATctcataatacaataaatagtattattcAACCATTATCGGAACAAAATCCTCctatgaaattatgaattgttttgtgttttaaacttttaaacatgtatatatatagaaacttATAGAACACCAATATATTTATGaggcatttttaaaaaattgattctagaaattaaaacaaacaaaaaaattcctaTACAAAAATCTTgattgaaacttatttattaagttataaacagttgcattaaataaaacagaaaaaaatgacaaaaaaagaaatgactcTTCAAAAGTGCCTCATgaatctatattctatattatcaaattattttacaattttcgaaaattaatataaaattgtttatttttaaatgattctagtttttattcttaataattataattctaaaaaatatattatataaatacaagtatattttttaaaatatataaattttcaagaattgtaaaatatattgtttatgtatacatataaatcgTGCGCGCGTgcgcgtgcgtgtgtgtgtgtgttatgtataaatatatttttattttagtagttatttatattaaaatataaaattattttatataataatgacaattttatctaatttggGGTTACTTATATTCTTAAGAATTGTGATCTTTATTCTTGTAGAAAAAACCCCTAAACTATTAATCTAATATACATCGTGCTTTCAACCCTATTAGAGTACAAATTGTCTTTCACAGTTTTtgagtaaattaattaaaaaatttaaaatgtcatttttaaacgtatggaaaaatatatgttgttGTTCTTAaagtgttttatttttataaaatgcataaatgtatttcaaataatatttagcaaatataatctatatattcaaaatattctgttttttttttattattataaactatattataaaattttattataaaactatctatatttttaatttcttaaacaaattttaaatgtataacaaattcattatattatgttaatattattatatataattgtattaatattataatcaacattctaaaaacaaaaagaaattatttatcaaattaaatttataataaaacttctataaataatctatttttatgttaatgaataaaattttttatagaaagaaaatataattatgtttaaagatgtattagatattttatttttaataaataatgttctttttgaaaatttttatattaacagtATACagtctttttgaaaatttttatattaatatacagtatatctgtataataaataataatataaaataataaaaaaagaaaggattttttattattaaaagatataaataatgaatgaaaaaaatatttacaaataataaaaaaaatatttaatatatatgtataatataatttttataaat
This DNA window, taken from Apis cerana isolate GH-2021 linkage group LG5, AcerK_1.0, whole genome shotgun sequence, encodes the following:
- the LOC108001361 gene encoding GTP-binding protein 1 isoform X2; translated protein: MAENGSIIIPNIKQLHENDHTSTINIDYSSIRGKSILVSPSEDQYELLLKHLKERIQDGGSETIFDIGISGDGSEDGLKEDEYEASLATLQSLAATLEADCVLLRQSKVDHGLIGQYLVRRRLDRQDFLEIRVAVVGNVDAGKSTLLGVLTHGELDNGRGLARQKLFRHKHEAETGRTSSVGNDILGFDSVGNVVNKPEHGSLDWVKICEKSSKVITFIDLAGHERYLKTTVFGMTGHAPDFGMLMVGANAGIVGMTKEHLGLALALSVPVFVVVTKIDMCPPNILQENLRLLIRILKSPGCRKVPVTVKTPDDVVVSATNFVSERLCPIFQVSNVTGENLNLLKMFLNLLTARMTSHEDEPAEFQIDDTYSVPGVGTVVSGTTLKGIIKLNDILLLGPDPLGRFIPIAIKSIHRKRMPVREVRGGQTASFALKKIKRSQIRKGMVMVAQALNPQACWEFEGEILVLHHPTTISSCYQAMVHCGSIRQTASIISMSQDCLRTGDKALVRFRFIKHPEYIKPGQRMVFREGRTKAVGNVIKLIPYSNTTVIQTCRTNKPNKISQNRQNSSSAIQLLDATETNSSFEGQTSKQENILQKSNKRQNKKGRGRRGGRSHNTINSIIQPLSEQNPPMKL
- the LOC108001361 gene encoding GTP-binding protein 1 isoform X1, with the protein product MYIYIYVYTYIISLDHLRSRNQQLFRKHIGILILIKSILVSPSEDQYELLLKHLKERIQDGGSETIFDIGISGDGSEDGLKEDEYEASLATLQSLAATLEADCVLLRQSKVDHGLIGQYLVRRRLDRQDFLEIRVAVVGNVDAGKSTLLGVLTHGELDNGRGLARQKLFRHKHEAETGRTSSVGNDILGFDSVGNVVNKPEHGSLDWVKICEKSSKVITFIDLAGHERYLKTTVFGMTGHAPDFGMLMVGANAGIVGMTKEHLGLALALSVPVFVVVTKIDMCPPNILQENLRLLIRILKSPGCRKVPVTVKTPDDVVVSATNFVSERLCPIFQVSNVTGENLNLLKMFLNLLTARMTSHEDEPAEFQIDDTYSVPGVGTVVSGTTLKGIIKLNDILLLGPDPLGRFIPIAIKSIHRKRMPVREVRGGQTASFALKKIKRSQIRKGMVMVAQALNPQACWEFEGEILVLHHPTTISSCYQAMVHCGSIRQTASIISMSQDCLRTGDKALVRFRFIKHPEYIKPGQRMVFREGRTKAVGNVIKLIPYSNTTVIQTCRTNKPNKISQNRQNSSSAIQLLDATETNSSFEGQTSKQENILQKSNKRQNKKGRGRRGGRSHNTINSIIQPLSEQNPPMKL